Proteins from a genomic interval of Trifolium pratense cultivar HEN17-A07 linkage group LG6, ARS_RC_1.1, whole genome shotgun sequence:
- the LOC123891641 gene encoding secreted RxLR effector protein 161-like — MVGCLMYLLATRPDLAYSVCLVARFMDKPTEAHVAAVKRIMRYLKGTLSFGLVYKSKCKTDMKLEGYCDSDYVGDLDDRKSTTGFVFMLGSGAISWSSKKQGRSRQFGGPAPNIKNRSLNKKNRSTII, encoded by the exons ATGGTAGGgtgtttgatgtatttgcttGCAACAAGACCTGATTTGGCCTATTCAGTTTGCTTAGTTGCTAGATTTATGGACAAACCAACAGAAGCTCATGTTGCTGCTGTCAAGAGAATCATGAGATACTTGAAAGGAACTTTAAGTTTTGGTCTTGTTTATAAGTCAAAATGCAAAACTGATATGAAACTTGAAGGATACTGTGACTCAGACTATGTTGGTGACttagatgatagaaaaagcacaaCTGGTTTTGTGTTTATGTTGGGCTCTGGTGCTATTTCATGGTCATCTAAGAAGCAGGGCCGGTCCCGACAATTTGGAGGCCCGGCTCCGAATATTAAGAATAGAagccttaataaaaaaaat AGATCTACtatcatataa